A portion of the Bacillus thuringiensis genome contains these proteins:
- the serC gene encoding 3-phosphoserine/phosphohydroxythreonine transaminase, translating into MERVYNFSAGPSILPLPVLEKVQKELLNYNGTGMSIMEMSHRSSYFQSIIEEASNLLRELMSIPDEYEVLFLQGGASLQFSMIPLNLMNTYKKAGYVLTGSWSKKALQEAEKVGEVQVIASSEKEKFTTIPKLDGLLSDEKLDYVHITTNNTIEGTKYVEIPHVERVPLVADMSSNILSERYDVSKFGLIYAGAQKNLGPAGLTIAIIKRDLIGGADRSCPTMLNYETYSKNNSLYNTPPSFSIYVTKLVLEWLKEQGGVSAIEEQNKMKSSLLYHFLDESKLFTSPVDPAYRSLMNIPFTTPSEELNNEFLQKAKERGFVTLKGHRSVGGMRASIYNAMPAHGVKQLVDYMKEFELENR; encoded by the coding sequence ATGGAGAGAGTCTATAATTTTTCAGCAGGACCATCAATACTCCCTTTGCCAGTTTTAGAGAAAGTGCAAAAGGAGCTATTAAATTATAACGGGACAGGCATGTCTATTATGGAAATGAGTCATCGATCTTCTTATTTTCAAAGTATTATAGAGGAAGCAAGTAACTTACTTCGTGAATTAATGAGCATCCCTGATGAGTATGAAGTTTTATTTTTACAAGGCGGTGCGTCATTACAATTCTCTATGATACCACTGAACTTAATGAATACGTATAAAAAAGCTGGGTACGTACTAACTGGCTCATGGTCTAAAAAGGCACTGCAAGAAGCCGAAAAAGTTGGGGAAGTACAAGTGATTGCTTCTTCTGAAAAAGAGAAGTTTACTACGATTCCTAAACTGGACGGTTTATTAAGTGATGAAAAACTAGATTATGTACATATTACAACGAATAATACAATTGAAGGGACAAAATATGTGGAAATTCCACATGTAGAAAGAGTGCCGCTCGTTGCGGATATGTCCTCAAATATTTTATCAGAGAGATATGATGTTTCGAAGTTTGGTCTTATATATGCGGGGGCGCAAAAGAATTTAGGACCTGCGGGCTTAACGATTGCTATTATAAAAAGAGATTTAATTGGGGGAGCAGATCGCTCTTGTCCGACAATGTTAAATTATGAAACTTACAGTAAAAATAACTCCTTATATAATACACCGCCATCCTTTAGTATTTACGTAACAAAACTTGTACTAGAGTGGTTGAAAGAGCAAGGCGGAGTATCTGCGATTGAAGAACAAAATAAAATGAAATCTTCACTTCTTTATCATTTTTTAGATGAATCTAAATTGTTTACTTCACCAGTTGACCCTGCGTATCGATCACTTATGAACATTCCATTTACAACACCGTCAGAAGAACTTAACAATGAGTTTTTACAAAAGGCGAAGGAACGCGGTTTCGTTACGCTAAAAGGACATCGCTCAGTCGGCGGTATGCGTGCAAGTATTTACAATGCGATGCCAGCACACGGTGTAAAACAATTAGTAGATTATATGAAGGAATTTGAGCTTGAGAATAGATAG
- a CDS encoding cupin domain-containing protein: protein MNDDQIQLFKANGDFIWHEHPNTDKLFIVLEGEMFIDFRDGQVKISKGEMFIVPRGVEHKPFTEKESHIMLVEPKREMD, encoded by the coding sequence ATGAATGACGATCAAATTCAGCTTTTTAAAGCTAATGGAGATTTTATATGGCATGAGCATCCTAATACGGATAAGCTATTTATTGTGCTTGAAGGGGAGATGTTCATCGATTTCCGTGATGGACAGGTGAAAATTTCTAAGGGCGAGATGTTTATTGTCCCGAGAGGCGTTGAGCATAAACCTTTCACTGAAAAGGAATCCCACATCATGTTGGTAGAGCCTAAAAGGGAAATGGATTGA
- a CDS encoding DUF378 domain-containing protein, which produces MKFLSYLTVILVILGGLNWLFVALDYNVVEKWFGSMPALVDTIYWLFGLSAIYQIFDRFFTND; this is translated from the coding sequence ATGAAATTTTTGTCTTACCTTACAGTAATTTTGGTGATTCTTGGCGGTTTGAATTGGTTATTTGTAGCGTTAGATTACAATGTAGTTGAGAAATGGTTTGGTTCTATGCCGGCGCTTGTGGACACTATTTATTGGCTCTTTGGTCTTTCTGCTATTTATCAAATCTTTGATCGGTTCTTTACGAACGACTAG
- a CDS encoding 3-phosphoglycerate dehydrogenase family protein, producing MFRVQTLNQIAEKGLQVFTEERYEVGDKLNHPDGILLRSYSLHQEEFSKDLKAIARAGAGVNNIPVERCTEKGIVVFNTPGANANAVKELIIASLIMSSRNIINGVSWTKNLEGEEVPQLVESGKKQFVGSEIAGKRLGVIGLGAIGALVANDALALGMDVIGYDPYISVETAWRLSTHVQRAFSLDEIFATCDYITLHIPLTNQTKGIIGEHAVEKMKRGMRLFNFSRGELVDEKVLQKALEEDIITHYVTDFPNENVIKMKNVTATPHLGASTSESEENCAVMAARQLREYLETGNIRNSVNYPNVELPYIGKKRITIMHQNVPNMVGQITGCLAEHHINIADMINRSKHSWAYTMIDIDNGIDDIIKENIVENISKITGVVAVRMIV from the coding sequence ATGTTTCGTGTTCAAACGTTAAATCAAATTGCAGAAAAAGGTTTACAAGTTTTTACTGAAGAACGTTATGAAGTAGGGGATAAACTCAATCACCCAGATGGGATTTTGCTTCGTAGCTACTCTTTACATCAAGAAGAGTTTTCAAAAGACTTAAAGGCGATTGCAAGAGCTGGCGCTGGTGTAAATAATATTCCTGTCGAGCGATGTACAGAAAAAGGAATTGTAGTATTTAACACGCCGGGGGCAAATGCAAACGCCGTAAAGGAACTCATTATTGCCAGTCTTATTATGTCTTCACGTAACATTATTAATGGTGTAAGTTGGACGAAAAACTTAGAAGGTGAAGAAGTACCACAGCTTGTTGAATCAGGAAAAAAACAATTTGTTGGATCAGAAATTGCAGGGAAACGTCTAGGTGTTATCGGACTTGGCGCAATCGGTGCTTTAGTTGCGAACGATGCGTTAGCGTTAGGGATGGATGTTATCGGATATGATCCTTATATTTCAGTTGAAACAGCTTGGCGTCTTTCTACACATGTGCAAAGAGCGTTTAGCCTTGATGAAATTTTTGCAACGTGTGATTATATTACACTGCATATTCCTCTTACGAATCAAACGAAGGGGATTATTGGGGAACACGCTGTAGAGAAGATGAAAAGAGGGATGCGTCTATTTAATTTCTCTAGAGGAGAACTTGTAGATGAAAAGGTTCTTCAAAAAGCATTAGAAGAAGATATTATTACACATTACGTAACGGATTTCCCAAATGAAAATGTAATAAAGATGAAAAATGTAACAGCGACGCCTCACCTTGGTGCATCTACGTCTGAATCGGAAGAAAATTGTGCAGTAATGGCAGCACGTCAATTACGTGAATATTTGGAGACAGGAAATATTCGTAATTCAGTAAACTATCCAAACGTCGAGCTTCCATATATCGGAAAGAAACGTATTACAATTATGCATCAAAACGTTCCAAACATGGTAGGACAAATTACAGGATGTTTAGCAGAACATCATATAAATATTGCTGATATGATTAATCGTAGTAAACATTCTTGGGCATACACAATGATTGATATCGATAACGGAATTGATGATATAATAAAAGAGAATATTGTAGAAAATATAAGCAAAATTACAGGTGTTGTAGCCGTTCGAATGATTGTGTAA
- a CDS encoding MaoC family dehydratase, with the protein MKLQVGEKITFERTFTKEDVALFTEVSKDEGVHHVTPDEQGRFVVQGLLTSTLPTKIGGDYNVLARKMDFEFLRPVFSGDTIRCDVTIEQFEPDEKNRTKIIATFICRNQLEKEVMKGSFSGIIL; encoded by the coding sequence ATGAAATTGCAAGTAGGCGAAAAAATCACCTTTGAACGAACTTTTACGAAAGAGGATGTTGCGTTATTTACAGAAGTATCGAAAGATGAAGGTGTTCATCATGTTACACCAGATGAGCAGGGAAGATTTGTTGTACAAGGGCTGTTAACATCAACATTGCCTACAAAAATTGGCGGTGATTATAACGTACTAGCTCGCAAAATGGATTTTGAATTTTTACGTCCTGTTTTTAGTGGGGATACGATTCGTTGTGACGTAACTATTGAACAATTTGAGCCTGATGAAAAAAATCGTACAAAAATTATTGCGACGTTTATATGTAGGAATCAACTTGAAAAGGAAGTTATGAAGGGGAGTTTTTCGGGGATTATTCTTTAA
- a CDS encoding S66 peptidase family protein has product MLIKPKRLQPGDIVATVSASWGGAGDSKLRWRYEQGVKRLEDVFGLTVIPMPNSLKGSEYLYNNPGARAEDLMTAFKDTRVKAIITNIGGEDSIRLLPYIDFNVIRENPKIFMGYSDDTVSHLFCHKAGISSFYGPAILSDFAENIEMDSYTIETVNRTLFSNEIIGEIQPANEWTSERLEWIEINKDTRRTMQQNNGYEVLQGSRTVQGRLIGGCIEVLEFVKGTELWPEKKHWENSILFFETSEEHPEPNYIKYWLRNYAAQGILQKAKGIIFGKPKDEQYYEEYKQEILQVMKEHNLEDLPILYNLSFGHTEPKFILPYGALAEINCENGSFSILESGVE; this is encoded by the coding sequence ATGTTAATAAAACCAAAGAGATTACAGCCAGGAGATATCGTAGCAACAGTAAGTGCTTCATGGGGAGGAGCGGGTGATTCTAAGCTAAGATGGCGTTATGAGCAAGGAGTAAAGAGATTAGAAGACGTATTTGGGCTTACAGTTATCCCAATGCCAAATAGTTTAAAAGGTAGCGAATACCTTTATAACAATCCAGGAGCTCGTGCGGAAGATTTAATGACAGCATTTAAAGATACGCGTGTTAAAGCAATTATTACGAATATTGGTGGTGAAGATAGTATCCGTTTACTACCTTATATTGATTTTAATGTGATACGTGAAAATCCGAAAATTTTTATGGGGTACTCTGACGATACCGTTTCACACTTATTTTGTCATAAAGCAGGAATTTCCTCTTTTTACGGTCCAGCAATCTTAAGCGATTTTGCTGAAAATATAGAGATGGATTCATATACGATTGAAACAGTGAATCGAACTCTCTTTTCAAATGAGATTATTGGTGAAATTCAACCAGCTAACGAATGGACGAGTGAGCGTTTAGAATGGATAGAAATAAATAAAGATACAAGACGTACGATGCAGCAAAACAACGGATATGAGGTCCTTCAAGGATCTAGGACTGTACAAGGGCGTTTAATTGGTGGTTGTATTGAAGTATTGGAATTCGTAAAAGGAACGGAACTTTGGCCTGAGAAAAAGCATTGGGAGAATAGTATTCTATTCTTTGAAACATCTGAAGAGCATCCAGAACCAAATTATATAAAGTATTGGTTACGAAATTATGCAGCGCAAGGTATTCTTCAAAAAGCAAAAGGAATCATTTTTGGTAAACCGAAAGATGAACAATACTATGAAGAATATAAACAGGAAATATTGCAGGTTATGAAAGAACATAACTTAGAAGATTTGCCGATTCTTTATAATTTAAGTTTTGGCCATACTGAACCGAAGTTTATTTTACCTTACGGCGCGCTGGCGGAAATTAATTGTGAAAATGGGTCTTTCTCTATTTTAGAGAGTGGCGTGGAATAA
- a CDS encoding DUF1015 domain-containing protein: MAKIRPFRAIRPVEEKAAQVAALPYDVLNSEEAREVVKGNPYSFLHVDKAEIDLDPELSPYDDRVYEKAGDNLKQFVREEVFIQDEEPALYIYELTMQGRTQSGLVVCTSIDEYEDDTIKKHERTRHEKELDRIRHVDVCDANTGPIFLTYRTKEEVKHLIRSWKEEHAPIYTFTAEDGVKHVAWKVADEEVIATLVNAFEDIPNLYIADGHHRSASAAKVGLMRREQYPNYTGEEEFNFFLSVLFPYDELSIWDYNRVVKDLNGLSEEQFLNQITQYFYVEGAIVSPYKPNEPKSFGMYVNEKWYKLTVKEETFDANDLVRGLDVSILQDHLLSQVLEIHDPRSDSRIDFVGGIRGLEELERLVNSGVYKAAFSLYPTSMEDLLAIADAGEVMPPKSTWFEPKLRSGLFVHSLK, translated from the coding sequence GTGGCAAAAATACGACCGTTTCGGGCCATTCGTCCAGTAGAGGAAAAAGCAGCACAAGTTGCAGCTTTACCGTATGACGTATTAAATAGTGAAGAGGCAAGGGAAGTTGTAAAAGGGAATCCATATTCTTTCTTGCATGTTGATAAAGCAGAAATTGATTTAGATCCTGAACTGTCACCGTATGATGATCGCGTGTATGAAAAAGCGGGCGACAATTTAAAGCAATTTGTACGAGAAGAAGTGTTCATACAAGATGAAGAGCCAGCGCTATATATTTATGAACTGACAATGCAAGGAAGAACGCAGTCAGGCCTTGTCGTTTGTACATCTATTGATGAATACGAAGATGATACAATTAAAAAACATGAAAGAACACGTCATGAAAAAGAATTAGATCGTATTCGCCACGTAGATGTGTGTGACGCAAATACAGGTCCTATCTTTTTAACGTACCGTACAAAAGAAGAAGTAAAGCATTTGATTAGAAGCTGGAAAGAAGAGCATGCGCCAATTTATACATTTACAGCAGAAGATGGTGTTAAGCATGTTGCGTGGAAGGTTGCAGATGAAGAAGTAATTGCGACTTTAGTAAACGCATTTGAAGATATTCCTAATCTTTATATTGCGGATGGGCATCACCGCTCTGCATCAGCTGCAAAAGTAGGGCTTATGCGAAGAGAACAATATCCAAATTACACAGGAGAAGAGGAATTTAATTTCTTCTTATCGGTTCTATTCCCTTATGATGAATTATCAATTTGGGACTATAACCGCGTTGTGAAAGATTTAAATGGCTTATCAGAGGAACAGTTTTTAAATCAAATTACGCAGTACTTTTATGTAGAAGGAGCAATTGTTTCTCCGTATAAACCAAATGAGCCCAAATCATTTGGTATGTATGTAAATGAGAAGTGGTATAAGCTTACTGTGAAAGAGGAAACATTTGATGCGAATGATCTTGTTAGAGGTTTAGATGTATCTATCCTGCAAGATCATTTATTAAGCCAAGTACTTGAAATACATGATCCGCGTTCTGATTCACGCATTGATTTTGTTGGTGGAATTCGGGGGCTAGAAGAGCTAGAACGCCTTGTGAACAGCGGTGTATATAAAGCAGCATTCTCATTATATCCGACATCTATGGAAGATTTATTAGCAATTGCAGATGCCGGAGAAGTCATGCCGCCGAAATCAACGTGGTTTGAACCGAAACTTCGCAGCGGGTTGTTTGTTCATTCTTTAAAATAA
- a CDS encoding glycoside hydrolase family 113, whose translation MKKNKSLISFLGVFIMLFSFCFQGNVQADVNTVQSGKIKSGNVTVWEVGNVAKVLADVERLNLNTVNVPIQVDIPNVTSTNMVINQAQKQQAIILIQELLKRNIQVIVEPFPYIQQGNVGETEWNPSNINDFFWNWKTVILQDIFNSITSKYDVYGLKIASNFVNMEYAEGYWSDTIDFVRKQYKGNVLYQMNWWLTASWDSSYEAKFKEKINRPYLKKVDIVSIDSWFEVSGKRNPTYEEVKQSLFATTVYNRGQNVVQQLEQLHNATGKPVYFGGFNVPACELGLQNPWNPDVSNVFSKDVQLNGWRAYRDVLEPKPYFKGFSIWFIGSNDSTHAYQIHSKEAEAVINGWYRK comes from the coding sequence GTGAAGAAAAATAAGAGTTTAATAAGTTTTTTAGGAGTGTTTATTATGTTGTTTTCTTTTTGTTTTCAAGGAAATGTACAGGCAGATGTAAATACCGTTCAATCTGGAAAAATCAAATCAGGAAACGTAACAGTATGGGAAGTTGGAAATGTAGCGAAAGTATTAGCGGATGTGGAGCGCTTAAATTTAAATACAGTAAATGTACCGATTCAAGTGGATATCCCGAATGTGACTTCTACTAACATGGTAATTAATCAAGCGCAAAAGCAACAAGCTATTATTTTAATTCAAGAATTATTAAAGCGTAATATTCAAGTTATAGTGGAACCGTTCCCGTATATTCAGCAGGGGAATGTTGGAGAGACAGAATGGAACCCAAGTAACATTAATGATTTCTTCTGGAATTGGAAGACGGTTATTCTGCAAGATATTTTTAATTCCATTACAAGTAAATACGATGTGTATGGACTAAAGATTGCTTCTAATTTCGTGAATATGGAGTATGCAGAAGGATACTGGAGCGATACAATTGATTTTGTTCGTAAGCAGTATAAAGGAAATGTTTTGTATCAAATGAACTGGTGGTTAACAGCGAGCTGGGACTCTTCTTATGAAGCTAAGTTTAAAGAAAAAATCAATCGCCCGTATTTAAAAAAGGTGGATATTGTTAGCATAGACAGTTGGTTTGAAGTTTCAGGAAAAAGAAATCCAACATATGAAGAAGTGAAGCAAAGTTTGTTTGCGACAACAGTATATAATCGTGGGCAAAATGTTGTTCAGCAATTGGAACAATTACATAATGCAACAGGAAAGCCAGTTTACTTCGGTGGATTTAACGTTCCAGCATGTGAACTTGGATTACAAAATCCATGGAATCCAGATGTTTCAAATGTGTTTTCGAAAGATGTACAATTAAATGGATGGCGTGCTTACCGCGATGTATTAGAACCGAAACCATATTTTAAAGGTTTTTCAATTTGGTTTATTGGCTCTAATGATAGTACACATGCGTATCAAATACATAGTAAAGAAGCAGAGGCAGTTATTAACGGGTGGTACCGAAAATAA
- a CDS encoding ATP F0F1 synthase subunit alpha — MGMKKIILAGALGIAALSGTNVPGLELTKASAASIESNFSTLEGRVVEVDNGVIVVKSKQYEEPVSVYIDSLSNVKVGDEVKATGSMMRNFTEYMVATAVENTTNKLGMHMKEDGSPDYVIGKVSKVGTMEDEGDGATKYVVVEYPSLNGKKVIIDVFLTKGQVFNTGEKVKIDMKYVGWGGSSINWNTTDNIEKVHEVKSNVENNDDVWIWS; from the coding sequence ATGGGTATGAAAAAAATAATTTTAGCAGGTGCTTTAGGGATCGCAGCATTATCAGGAACGAATGTACCAGGATTAGAACTAACAAAAGCGAGTGCAGCTTCAATTGAATCGAATTTCTCAACGTTAGAAGGACGAGTAGTAGAAGTAGATAACGGTGTGATTGTTGTAAAATCTAAGCAATATGAGGAACCTGTTAGTGTGTATATTGATTCACTTTCAAACGTGAAAGTAGGAGATGAAGTAAAAGCTACTGGATCTATGATGCGTAATTTTACAGAATATATGGTTGCAACTGCAGTTGAAAATACAACAAACAAGTTAGGTATGCACATGAAAGAAGATGGTTCGCCTGATTATGTGATTGGGAAAGTATCAAAAGTAGGAACGATGGAAGATGAAGGAGACGGTGCTACTAAATATGTCGTAGTTGAGTATCCATCGCTAAATGGTAAGAAAGTTATTATTGATGTTTTCTTAACAAAGGGACAAGTATTTAATACGGGCGAGAAAGTAAAAATTGATATGAAGTACGTGGGCTGGGGTGGAAGTTCTATTAACTGGAACACAACGGATAACATTGAAAAAGTTC
- a CDS encoding DUF3224 domain-containing protein, producing the protein MEVTFTVSKWDEKPIDDNKKDFPINIAHVEYDIDGELKGKAFVEYLLYYLDSNINDGHLATAKISGFLHFEGIYKGQQGTFTAIEQGIFDKGNLDSPGTIIKATGNLENLRGSYNYQFTGQTSKLILEFEFQQNTL; encoded by the coding sequence ATGGAAGTAACATTTACAGTAAGTAAGTGGGATGAAAAACCAATCGATGATAATAAAAAAGATTTCCCTATTAATATTGCTCATGTCGAATATGATATTGATGGGGAATTAAAAGGAAAGGCTTTTGTTGAATACTTATTATATTATTTAGACTCAAATATAAATGATGGTCACTTAGCTACTGCTAAAATTTCTGGATTTTTACACTTTGAAGGGATTTATAAGGGGCAACAAGGGACATTTACAGCTATAGAGCAAGGAATATTTGATAAAGGAAATTTAGATTCCCCAGGAACAATTATTAAAGCTACCGGTAACTTAGAAAACCTGAGAGGATCCTATAATTATCAGTTTACAGGTCAAACTAGTAAACTAATTTTAGAGTTTGAATTTCAGCAAAATACCTTATAA